One window from the genome of Candidatus Zixiibacteriota bacterium encodes:
- a CDS encoding tetratricopeptide repeat protein, whose product MKYLSRMILLLPAAFVCLAGRPAAQDSLKIYLELGGKAIQNSKYDRAIEVYTRVLQLDSANYEAISNLGVAYASLGNYARARGCLEQALRRNPGDAQAANNLGTVFSNENDRTAAIEYFEKAVGLAPKNALFLTNLGREYARDGQVGKALPVLREALVLAPDNPLIPYSLGSAFASAGSLDSAEVYFERSLAKGGTGVELHYFLGTVKDRLGKKDEAVNHYKSALEMEPDHLNCLQSLGLIYLSQDRFPEAIEQFRRVIAVDSTQWAGWIGLGASYSLYRMIPQADSILGRLFQADSAIGFQMLDFIGQQHRLRRDSTGSKTR is encoded by the coding sequence ATGAAATATCTTTCGAGAATGATCCTCCTGCTGCCGGCCGCGTTCGTGTGCCTGGCGGGCCGCCCGGCGGCGCAAGACTCGCTGAAGATTTATCTGGAGCTGGGCGGCAAGGCGATTCAGAACAGCAAGTATGACCGCGCGATCGAGGTCTACACGCGCGTCCTCCAGCTCGACTCGGCCAACTATGAGGCGATCTCGAATCTGGGGGTGGCCTACGCCAGTCTGGGCAACTATGCGCGGGCCCGGGGGTGTCTGGAGCAGGCGCTCCGGCGCAACCCGGGCGATGCGCAGGCCGCCAACAATCTCGGCACCGTGTTCAGCAACGAGAACGACCGGACGGCCGCGATCGAGTATTTCGAGAAGGCGGTCGGGCTGGCTCCGAAAAACGCGCTGTTCCTGACCAACTTGGGACGGGAATATGCACGCGATGGCCAGGTCGGCAAAGCACTTCCGGTTCTTCGGGAGGCTCTCGTCCTGGCACCCGACAACCCGCTGATTCCCTACTCGCTGGGGTCGGCTTTCGCCTCCGCGGGTTCCCTCGACAGCGCCGAGGTCTATTTTGAGCGCAGCCTTGCCAAAGGCGGCACGGGCGTCGAATTGCACTACTTCCTCGGCACGGTCAAGGACCGCCTGGGCAAGAAGGATGAGGCGGTCAATCACTACAAGAGCGCGCTGGAAATGGAGCCTGACCATCTCAATTGTCTCCAGTCGCTCGGTCTGATCTATCTCAGCCAGGATCGGTTTCCGGAGGCGATCGAGCAGTTTCGCCGGGTGATTGCGGTCGACTCGACTCAATGGGCCGGCTGGATCGGCCTCGGCGCCAGCTATTCGCTGTACCGCATGATCCCCCAGGCCGACAGCATTCTCGGGCGGCTGTTCCAGGCCGACTCCGCGATCGGGTTTCAGATGCTCGATTTCATCGGCCAGCAGCATCGCCTCCGGCGCGACAGCACCGGCAGCAAGACGCGCTAG
- the arsM gene encoding arsenite methyltransferase, which translates to MPAVTDKRSPEEIRKAVREHYGTAITKGTGGCCGPQPQALDPAAARRYEELAGYRAGETEGLPDGVTSFGCGNPVNFAEIKPGQTVLDLGSGAGLDLILAAKRVGPAGRVIGLDMTPEMIATCRRNLAAAGIANAEVVPGEMEHMPLPDASVDWIISNCVINLSPDKEKVFAEAFRVLRPGGRVLIADIVTNSLPEEYRDDLSAWVGCLAGAPEEDEYLQLIRAAGFEDVRVIDKMTYDEASLGTLANDACGCGASDRAIDRGVIARFAGKVASARISARKPERG; encoded by the coding sequence GTGCCGGCCGTGACAGACAAACGATCTCCCGAGGAAATCCGCAAAGCGGTCCGCGAACACTATGGGACGGCAATCACGAAAGGGACCGGCGGTTGCTGCGGCCCGCAGCCGCAAGCGCTTGACCCGGCGGCGGCCCGGCGGTACGAGGAACTGGCCGGCTACCGTGCGGGCGAGACCGAAGGGCTGCCCGACGGGGTGACCTCGTTCGGGTGCGGCAACCCGGTCAATTTTGCCGAGATCAAGCCGGGGCAGACCGTGCTCGACCTGGGCAGCGGCGCGGGACTCGATCTCATCCTGGCGGCGAAAAGAGTCGGGCCCGCCGGGCGCGTGATCGGCCTGGATATGACGCCCGAAATGATCGCGACCTGCCGGCGGAATCTCGCCGCCGCCGGGATCGCCAATGCCGAAGTCGTGCCCGGCGAAATGGAGCACATGCCCCTTCCGGACGCCTCCGTCGACTGGATCATCTCCAACTGCGTGATCAACCTCTCGCCGGACAAAGAGAAAGTGTTCGCCGAGGCCTTCCGCGTGCTCAGGCCGGGCGGACGTGTGCTGATCGCCGATATCGTCACCAACAGTTTGCCCGAGGAGTACCGGGACGACCTCTCGGCCTGGGTGGGGTGCCTGGCCGGGGCGCCCGAAGAGGACGAATACTTGCAGTTGATCCGCGCGGCCGGGTTCGAGGATGTCCGCGTGATTGACAAGATGACGTACGACGAGGCGTCGTTGGGCACGCTGGCCAACGACGCCTGCGGCTGCGGGGCCTCGGACCGGGCGATCGACCGGGGCGTGATCGCGCGGTTTGCCGGGAAAGTCGCGTCGGCGAGAATCTCCGCCCGCAAACCGGAGCGGGGCTGA
- a CDS encoding TonB-dependent receptor: protein MRCAVLITIMLAPFAAAVEAAPLSGMVQNPDGEPLAAVSLTTNVAGLGTSTDAAGAFTLECPGDVRWVTFSSVGYQPRQYPVDAVPARVVLAYEYSPGGDVVVRGDRAQPGLSPIAFTDYSRKDIARDYSIGEFPLLLQATPNLYTYTDGGGALGYSSVRIRGFDDKRIAASLNGVPLNDPEDQAAYFVDLPDFAANITDIQVQRGVGNALYGAASFGGSLNIVTGALSRDRRVTVTSGYGEYTSGGDRVSDLAKSSIEYVSGLIDGRWLFTGRFSDQRSGGYRRHSWYDGWSYYLSLARLDPRMTTELYLYGGPIRMHLAYYGVDRATLAVDRRANPLTYRNETDNFNQPHFHLHNTYQLSERATLATTLYYIQGEGYYEQLKQLEDPDDFAVYGLDPGELAVDQPRLVRQKWVDKRQWGWNPRLDLAHARGRHSIGGSAYYFTSDHWGQVVWVEGLEDRSYGPRQRYYRYEGRKVEANLFAQEYCRLTDRLAGEATAMLRYQRYDFDQTRMYSFRGFRYDVDWLFFSPRLGFTYTLAPEIALHTAFAVSSRTPTDEDIYEADDPFALPSLDIRSVSADSARWEFGDPTAKAERVYDFELGGGYRSDRYAVELALYWMEFRDEIIPEGAVDASGRRRTINADRSVHAGLELSGTARPTEALALSGNFAWAYNRIRDYTASLDLYDTDWNYAGQYRFDLADKTVPGFPAYLGNVLLDYRYRGLRAVWRHQFVGAQELDLANTDSLRIEPFQLASVSLSYRFSDFWHLGALTLTARVNNVFDRRYEAGGYGWNYAVAGDGGTDVLGGAEYFAAPERWYYGEVKLEIF from the coding sequence ATGAGATGTGCTGTCCTCATCACGATCATGCTGGCGCCGTTTGCCGCGGCGGTGGAGGCCGCGCCGCTGTCCGGCATGGTGCAGAATCCCGACGGCGAGCCGCTGGCCGCCGTCTCCCTGACCACCAACGTCGCCGGCCTGGGAACGAGCACCGACGCCGCCGGCGCTTTCACGCTCGAGTGTCCGGGCGACGTCCGCTGGGTGACCTTCTCCTCGGTCGGCTATCAGCCCCGGCAGTACCCGGTCGACGCGGTGCCGGCGCGGGTGGTGCTGGCGTACGAGTACTCGCCGGGGGGGGATGTCGTCGTGCGCGGCGACCGCGCCCAGCCGGGTCTGTCTCCGATCGCATTCACCGACTACTCGCGGAAAGACATCGCCCGCGACTACAGCATCGGCGAGTTCCCGCTGCTCCTGCAGGCGACCCCGAACCTCTACACGTACACCGACGGCGGGGGCGCCCTGGGCTACAGCTCGGTGCGTATCCGGGGCTTCGACGACAAGCGGATCGCCGCCTCTCTCAACGGCGTCCCGCTGAACGACCCGGAGGACCAGGCCGCCTATTTCGTCGACCTGCCCGACTTCGCCGCCAACATCACGGACATCCAGGTCCAGCGCGGGGTCGGCAACGCGCTCTACGGCGCGGCGTCGTTCGGCGGTTCACTCAACATCGTCACCGGCGCCCTCAGCCGCGACCGCCGCGTCACCGTGACCTCCGGCTACGGCGAGTACACCTCGGGTGGCGACCGGGTCAGCGACCTTGCCAAGTCGAGCATCGAGTACGTGTCGGGGCTGATCGACGGCCGCTGGCTGTTTACCGGGCGCTTCTCCGACCAGCGCTCCGGCGGCTACCGCCGCCACAGCTGGTACGACGGCTGGTCCTACTACCTGTCGCTGGCCCGGCTCGACCCGCGCATGACGACCGAGCTGTACCTCTACGGGGGACCGATCCGCATGCACCTGGCCTACTACGGGGTCGATCGGGCGACGCTTGCTGTCGACCGCCGCGCCAACCCGCTGACCTACCGCAACGAGACCGACAACTTCAACCAGCCCCACTTCCACCTCCACAACACCTACCAGCTCAGCGAGCGCGCCACACTCGCCACCACCCTGTACTACATCCAGGGGGAAGGCTACTACGAGCAACTCAAACAACTGGAGGATCCGGACGACTTCGCCGTGTACGGTCTTGATCCGGGGGAGCTTGCGGTGGATCAGCCGAGACTCGTGCGGCAGAAGTGGGTGGACAAACGCCAGTGGGGGTGGAACCCGCGGCTTGATCTCGCCCATGCCCGCGGCCGCCACAGCATCGGCGGTTCCGCCTACTACTTCACCTCCGATCACTGGGGACAGGTGGTCTGGGTGGAAGGTCTCGAAGACCGGTCCTACGGCCCGCGCCAGCGGTACTACAGGTATGAGGGGAGGAAAGTCGAGGCCAACCTGTTCGCCCAGGAATACTGCCGCCTCACCGACCGCTTGGCCGGCGAAGCCACGGCCATGCTCCGGTACCAGCGGTACGACTTCGATCAGACCCGCATGTACTCGTTCCGGGGTTTTCGCTACGACGTCGACTGGCTGTTCTTCTCCCCCCGCCTCGGTTTCACCTACACGCTCGCCCCGGAAATCGCGCTCCATACGGCTTTCGCCGTGTCTTCGCGCACTCCGACCGACGAGGATATCTACGAGGCCGATGATCCCTTCGCCCTCCCCTCGCTGGACATCCGTTCCGTGAGCGCCGACTCCGCGCGCTGGGAGTTCGGCGATCCGACGGCCAAGGCCGAGCGGGTGTACGACTTCGAGCTGGGCGGCGGGTACCGTTCCGACCGGTACGCGGTCGAGCTCGCCCTGTACTGGATGGAGTTCCGCGACGAGATCATCCCGGAGGGAGCGGTTGACGCCTCCGGCCGGCGCCGGACCATCAACGCCGACCGCTCGGTCCACGCCGGCCTCGAGCTCAGCGGCACGGCCCGGCCTACGGAGGCCCTGGCCCTGTCGGGCAATTTCGCCTGGGCCTACAACCGGATCCGCGACTACACGGCATCGCTCGACCTCTACGACACCGACTGGAACTACGCCGGGCAATACCGGTTCGATCTCGCCGACAAAACCGTGCCCGGTTTCCCGGCGTACCTCGGCAACGTCCTTCTGGATTACCGCTATCGCGGTCTCCGGGCGGTCTGGCGGCACCAGTTTGTCGGCGCCCAGGAGCTCGACCTCGCCAACACCGACAGTCTGCGAATCGAGCCGTTCCAGCTCGCCTCGGTGAGTCTCTCCTACCGGTTCTCCGATTTTTGGCATCTGGGCGCTCTCACTCTCACGGCCCGGGTCAACAACGTGTTCGATCGGCGCTATGAGGCGGGCGGCTACGGGTGGAACTACGCGGTTGCAGGGGATGGCGGGACGGACGTGCTCGGCGGCGCGGAGTATTTCGCCGCGCCCGAACGATGGTACTATGGAGAAGTGAAGCTGGAGATCTTCTGA
- a CDS encoding sodium:solute symporter family protein, with amino-acid sequence MHLVDYAIIVAYLAVLLYLGLRNPLTGKNSTGELILGGRLLALPAFVASLVSTWYGGILGVGEYSYRHGLSNWLVFGLPYYLAAALFAVLLARRARESLVLTIPDRLAQAYDNRTAIAGAAIIYLMTVPSAYILMTGVLCEYLFGWPFWLGVVVGTFFSIVYVYTGGFVSMVRTDMLQFVLMFLGFIVMLGAAVARYGGWSFLRSAVPADHFTWHGGNAPFYVAIWYVIALATLIEPAFYQRCYAATSVRVARVGIYISIAFWAVFDFLTTVTGMYARAILPELADPVSSYPALAFHLLPPGLLGIFALGLLATVMSTVDSYAHIAATTFGNDIVGRAARLKAGGILFYSRLGLVISSVLAILVAIFFRSVVDIWHAFGSVGTPALLVPVVTSFVGRRRLRPAWALLSIVACGGLSALWLAASYVRADGGYWFGIQPILPGLVLSLLLFALFSRPVAPGNLPTPPD; translated from the coding sequence ATGCACCTCGTTGATTACGCCATCATTGTCGCCTACCTGGCCGTGCTGTTGTACCTCGGCCTGCGCAACCCGCTGACGGGGAAAAACAGCACGGGCGAGCTGATCCTCGGGGGCCGCCTGCTCGCCCTCCCGGCCTTTGTCGCCAGCCTGGTCTCGACCTGGTACGGCGGGATCCTCGGGGTCGGGGAGTACAGCTACCGTCACGGGCTGTCCAACTGGCTTGTTTTCGGGCTTCCCTACTATCTCGCCGCGGCGCTTTTCGCGGTGCTCCTGGCCCGCCGCGCGCGCGAATCGCTCGTGCTGACTATCCCCGACCGCCTCGCCCAGGCGTACGACAACCGCACCGCCATCGCCGGGGCAGCCATCATCTACCTCATGACTGTCCCCTCCGCCTACATTCTTATGACCGGCGTTCTGTGCGAGTATCTGTTCGGCTGGCCGTTCTGGCTGGGCGTCGTGGTCGGCACCTTCTTCTCGATCGTGTACGTGTACACGGGCGGGTTCGTCTCGATGGTGCGCACCGATATGCTGCAGTTCGTACTCATGTTCCTCGGGTTCATTGTCATGCTCGGAGCAGCCGTCGCGCGCTACGGCGGGTGGTCGTTTCTGCGCTCGGCCGTGCCGGCGGACCATTTCACCTGGCACGGCGGCAACGCCCCGTTCTACGTGGCGATCTGGTATGTGATCGCCCTGGCCACCCTGATTGAGCCAGCGTTCTACCAGCGCTGCTACGCTGCGACGAGCGTGCGGGTCGCCCGCGTCGGGATCTACATCTCCATCGCCTTCTGGGCCGTCTTCGACTTCCTCACCACCGTCACCGGCATGTACGCCCGGGCCATCCTCCCCGAGCTCGCCGATCCGGTGTCGTCGTATCCCGCGCTGGCCTTTCATCTCCTCCCGCCCGGTCTGCTGGGGATTTTTGCGCTGGGGCTGTTAGCGACGGTGATGTCCACGGTCGATTCGTACGCGCACATCGCCGCCACCACGTTCGGAAACGACATTGTCGGCCGGGCCGCACGGCTCAAGGCGGGGGGGATCCTGTTCTACTCGCGGCTGGGGCTCGTCATCTCGTCCGTCCTCGCCATCCTCGTCGCCATCTTCTTCCGCTCGGTCGTCGACATCTGGCACGCATTCGGGTCGGTGGGAACGCCCGCCCTGCTGGTGCCGGTGGTTACCTCATTTGTGGGGCGCCGGCGGCTTCGCCCCGCGTGGGCTTTGTTATCGATTGTCGCGTGCGGCGGGTTGTCGGCGCTCTGGCTGGCGGCGAGCTATGTCCGCGCCGACGGCGGCTACTGGTTCGGGATCCAGCCGATTCTCCCCGGCCTTGTGCTTTCGCTGCTGCTCTTTGCCCTCTTTTCCCGCCCCGTTGCCCCTGGAAACTTGCCAACTCCCCCGGATTAG
- the greA gene encoding transcription elongation factor GreA: MSEPIYMSKDGVRKLEVELTRLKFEERPKIVADIKRAREHGDLSENAEYHAAKEAQAHLERRIAELELKLSRVQTIDTDAIPSDRVYLYAKVLVEDMVDGEQIQYAVVPPAEADVDNDIISVESPIGKGLLGKAEGEVAEIAVPAGMLRYKILKISRD, from the coding sequence ATGAGCGAACCGATTTACATGTCCAAAGACGGCGTCCGTAAACTCGAGGTGGAGTTGACCCGCCTGAAGTTTGAGGAACGACCGAAAATCGTAGCCGACATCAAGCGCGCCCGCGAGCACGGCGACTTGTCCGAAAACGCCGAATACCACGCCGCCAAAGAGGCCCAGGCCCACCTCGAGCGACGCATCGCCGAACTGGAGCTCAAACTCTCGCGGGTCCAGACGATCGACACCGACGCCATCCCCTCCGACCGGGTGTACCTCTATGCGAAAGTGCTGGTGGAGGACATGGTCGACGGGGAGCAGATTCAGTATGCCGTCGTCCCCCCGGCGGAGGCCGACGTCGACAACGACATCATTTCCGTCGAATCCCCGATCGGCAAGGGTCTGCTGGGCAAAGCGGAGGGGGAGGTGGCGGAAATCGCTGTTCCCGCCGGCATGCTCCGATACAAGATTCTGAAGATCTCGCGCGACTGA